In Betaproteobacteria bacterium, the DNA window CACGTCTTCGATATACCCCCTTTTCCCGCGTACCTACCAGACGTGAGTTCACTTAGCGAACTTCCCTTCCGCTCGCTTTTTCGCGCTGCACAGGGCAAATAGGAAACAAGATGCGCGTCGTCTGGCAACCTCTGCTACCCTCACGGCAACAGCCACTGAAACACGAGGAGACCATCCAATGAAACGTTCGCTCATGTTGTCGATGGCCTCTCCCTTAGCACTGTTGCTTATTGGCGGGATCGCCTTTGCTCAGGAATACCCGGCGAGAACGGTCCGAATGGTGGTACCTCTCTCACCAGGAGGTGGCACCGACATCGCGGCCCGTGTAACGGCTCAGAAGCTCACGCAGCGTTGGGGGCAGCAGTTTATCGTTGAGAACCGGCCAGGTGCAGGCGGTACGATCGGTACCGAGCTGGTCGCCCGCGCCGCACCCGACGGGTACACGCTGCTGGTATCGAGCCCGAGTGCCATTGTCGTCAATCCGTTTCTGTTCGCGAAGCTGCCTTACGCCCCGAAGGATTTCGTGCCCGTGGTGATGCTTGCGCCAACGTACTACGTCCTTATCGCACACCCGTCCGAGCCTGCCAGATCGGTGCAAGAGCTGATCGAAGTGGCGCGAAAGCAGCCGGGGAAGCTCGTTCTCGCCTCGGGTGGCCTTGGCGCACCCTCCGACCTCATGGGCGAGATGTTCAAGAATCTGGCGAAGATCGATGCCGTAACGGTGCAGTACAAAGGAGGCGGGCAAGCAATAGCAGACGTGGTCGGCGGGCAGGCCAACATGATGTTCGCCGATATGATTGCGGCAACATCCTATATCGATGCCGGACGGGTCATGCTCTTGGCCGTTGCCACCGCCGAGCGCCTACCCCAGCTGCCCGATGTACCGACGCTTGTCGAATCGGGTGTGCCTTATGACGCGATAGGATGGTCCGGCGTGTTCGCGCCCGCCCGCACTCCGACTGCAATCGTGACGAAGCTGAACAACGAATTGCGCAGCATTCTGAAGCTTCCCGATGTCCGGTCAAAGCTGGCCAGTGACGGCAGTGCTTTCGGTTCGAACACGCCCGAATCGCTGGCGATGTTCATCAAGAGCGAGCTCGCCAAGTACGAGACAGCGGTGAAGGTATCAGGGCGGCGGCTAAATTGAGCCATCAGCAAGAAGCTGGAAGCGTATCGCCCTGCTTTCTTGCGCCAACGGCAACCGGCCACCTCGCAGGCGTGCCGATGTGCATGTCGAGCTCGCGCCACATGTTCGCTCGCTTCCCACTGTGAAAGGGAACGTGGCGTGGGCAGCTCGTTTCCGAGGCATTCGCCCCTGAACTTGCGGCCGCCCTGAACGGTAAATGTGAGCAGAACTCGCGGAAGTCAATTGAGACTACAGAGTCGGGCTGCCGGCCTATGAGCCGCAAGGCAATTACCGTCAGAATTACCGTCGGTGCGAACCACTTACCCCCGATAGTCCGCGATAGTCAGCGGAAGGAGTATGACGCTCTCGTTGACGATTTCTTCCCGAACGTTCAGCGAATTGCACTCGTTTCAACGTGCGCACTGATAGCACC includes these proteins:
- a CDS encoding tripartite tricarboxylate transporter substrate binding protein, coding for MKRSLMLSMASPLALLLIGGIAFAQEYPARTVRMVVPLSPGGGTDIAARVTAQKLTQRWGQQFIVENRPGAGGTIGTELVARAAPDGYTLLVSSPSAIVVNPFLFAKLPYAPKDFVPVVMLAPTYYVLIAHPSEPARSVQELIEVARKQPGKLVLASGGLGAPSDLMGEMFKNLAKIDAVTVQYKGGGQAIADVVGGQANMMFADMIAATSYIDAGRVMLLAVATAERLPQLPDVPTLVESGVPYDAIGWSGVFAPARTPTAIVTKLNNELRSILKLPDVRSKLASDGSAFGSNTPESLAMFIKSELAKYETAVKVSGRRLN